From the Microbacterium thalassium genome, one window contains:
- a CDS encoding GNAT family N-acetyltransferase, with amino-acid sequence MAVTIRRAVKADAAAISRIRVDTWRAAYAGLVLPEVLERLDAEREAVRRADTWDQLHSDPRNISLLAEDGGSPVGWAAYGPSLDPERPGSGQVYALYAIAERWSTGVGHALLAACEDGLRSQGFTEAHLWVLEGNTRAEDFYARHGWSEDGAILVDDRTVDGIVAYALRERRRVRDLTEVAADRG; translated from the coding sequence ATGGCCGTCACCATTCGCCGCGCGGTGAAGGCGGATGCCGCGGCGATCTCGCGCATCCGCGTCGACACGTGGCGCGCGGCCTACGCGGGACTCGTGCTGCCCGAGGTGCTCGAGCGCCTCGACGCCGAGCGCGAGGCGGTGCGCCGCGCGGACACGTGGGATCAGCTGCACAGCGACCCGCGGAACATCTCGCTTCTGGCCGAGGACGGGGGCTCTCCGGTCGGGTGGGCGGCCTACGGCCCGTCCCTCGACCCGGAGCGGCCCGGCAGCGGCCAGGTGTACGCGCTGTACGCGATCGCCGAACGCTGGTCGACCGGCGTCGGCCACGCGCTCCTGGCCGCGTGCGAGGACGGGCTCCGCTCCCAGGGCTTCACCGAGGCGCACCTGTGGGTGCTCGAGGGCAACACCCGCGCCGAGGACTTCTACGCGCGCCACGGCTGGAGCGAGGACGGCGCGATCCTCGTCGACGACCGCACCGTCGACGGCATCGTGGCCTACGCGCTCCGCGAGCGGCGTCGCGTGCGCGACCTCACCGAGGTCGCCGCCGACAGGGGCTGA
- a CDS encoding ABC transporter ATP-binding protein, translated as MTTETTPTTTEPETVLTVEDLRITFSRGGRRIHAVNGLSYELKAGRMLAIIGESGSGKSVSVRALMGLLPPSAFITGSARLGDVELVGKSDKSMRSIRGRDIAMVFQDPSRSLNPTMSVGAQITEALRTQTDLGKKEAEARAVELLKLVRLPAAERRFHEYPHQLSGGMRQRVMIAIALAADPKVLIADEATTALDVTTQAQIMELLADLQHRLGTAVIMISHDLGLAASYADEVMVMYAGQAVEHAETETLFQNVRMPYTKALLGAIPQLSTPSHSLLTVIGGHPPDLSALPAGCPFAPRCPKATDACDEAPELKEHEPGHLYACWNPVAKEDSALFGGRALPLDETLEPVDDEDRTLDAVHSLPEHEPIEALNDLNEEKAL; from the coding sequence ATGACGACAGAGACGACCCCGACCACCACCGAGCCCGAGACCGTTCTGACGGTCGAGGACCTGCGGATCACCTTCTCGCGAGGCGGCCGCCGGATCCACGCCGTCAACGGGCTGTCCTACGAGCTGAAGGCCGGCCGCATGCTCGCCATCATCGGCGAGTCCGGCTCGGGCAAGTCCGTCAGCGTGCGCGCGCTCATGGGGCTGCTGCCCCCGAGCGCGTTCATCACCGGCTCCGCCCGGCTCGGCGACGTCGAGCTCGTCGGCAAGAGCGACAAGTCGATGCGCTCGATCCGCGGACGCGACATCGCGATGGTCTTCCAGGACCCGTCGCGGTCGCTGAACCCCACGATGAGCGTGGGGGCGCAGATCACCGAGGCGCTGCGGACGCAGACCGACCTGGGCAAGAAGGAGGCCGAGGCGCGCGCGGTCGAGCTGCTCAAGCTCGTGCGCCTGCCCGCGGCCGAGCGGCGCTTCCACGAGTACCCGCACCAGCTGTCGGGCGGCATGCGCCAGCGCGTCATGATCGCGATCGCGCTCGCCGCCGATCCGAAAGTGCTGATCGCGGACGAGGCCACGACGGCGCTCGACGTGACGACGCAGGCCCAGATCATGGAGCTGCTCGCCGACCTGCAGCACCGGCTCGGCACCGCCGTCATCATGATCAGCCACGACCTGGGCCTGGCCGCGAGCTACGCCGACGAGGTCATGGTCATGTACGCCGGCCAGGCCGTCGAGCACGCTGAGACCGAGACGCTCTTCCAGAACGTGCGGATGCCGTACACGAAGGCGCTGCTGGGCGCGATCCCGCAGCTGTCGACGCCGTCGCACTCGCTGCTGACGGTGATCGGGGGGCACCCGCCGGACCTGAGCGCGCTGCCGGCCGGATGCCCGTTCGCGCCGCGCTGCCCCAAGGCGACGGACGCGTGCGATGAGGCGCCGGAGCTGAAGGAGCACGAGCCCGGCCACCTGTATGCGTGCTGGAACCCCGTGGCGAAGGAGGACTCAGCGCTCTTCGGCGGCCGCGCGCTGCCGCTGGACGAGACGCTCGAGCCCGTCGACGACGAGGACCGGACGCTCGACGCTGTGCATTCGCTCCCCGAGCACGAGCCCATCGAGGCGCTGAACGACCTGAACGAGGAGAAGGCGCTGTGA
- a CDS encoding ABC transporter permease, translating to MTDTRTVEETTTSIRTEAPAGLLGRVAASPLLRLIARRVLIAIPLLFAISILVFALLEAMPGDVAQQQAGMDATPEEVEAVRKRLGLDRPPVERYLSWLGGFVTGDLGRSSVSGQQVSTLLAERMAVTMELVLLAFLVSLVIAVPIALLAARKPGGFFDRIVMVLSMTLLAVPNYVLALLLVLVFAVMLRTLPAIGYVPIDEGLWANLRSVILPVLALGVPIACFYTRFLRGDLVEQLNSADYIDTARAKGVAPWKILWSHAFRNSSFGLLTLVGLNIGGLVGGTIIIEQIFAMPGMGMLMLQGAMSRDVAVVQICVFIFAAVAVFANLFVDVMYAVLDPRIRYGSR from the coding sequence GTGACTGACACCCGCACCGTCGAAGAGACGACGACGTCCATCCGGACCGAGGCGCCCGCAGGGCTCCTCGGCCGGGTGGCCGCGTCGCCCCTCCTGCGCCTCATCGCGCGGCGCGTCCTCATCGCCATCCCGCTGCTGTTCGCGATCAGCATCCTGGTCTTCGCCCTTCTCGAGGCGATGCCCGGCGACGTCGCCCAGCAGCAGGCCGGCATGGACGCCACCCCGGAGGAGGTCGAGGCCGTCCGCAAGCGGCTCGGCCTCGACCGTCCTCCGGTGGAGCGGTACCTGTCGTGGCTGGGCGGGTTCGTCACCGGCGACCTCGGCCGGTCGTCGGTGAGCGGCCAGCAGGTCTCGACCCTGCTGGCCGAGCGGATGGCCGTCACGATGGAGCTCGTCCTGCTCGCCTTCCTCGTGTCGCTGGTGATCGCGGTCCCGATCGCGCTGCTGGCCGCCCGCAAGCCCGGCGGCTTCTTCGACCGCATCGTGATGGTGCTGTCGATGACGCTGCTGGCCGTTCCCAACTACGTGCTCGCCCTCCTCCTGGTGCTCGTGTTCGCGGTGATGCTGCGCACGCTCCCGGCCATCGGCTACGTGCCGATCGACGAAGGGCTGTGGGCCAACCTCAGATCGGTGATCCTCCCGGTGCTCGCACTCGGTGTCCCGATCGCGTGCTTCTACACGAGGTTCCTGCGCGGAGACCTCGTCGAGCAGCTCAACTCCGCCGACTACATCGACACCGCCCGCGCGAAGGGCGTCGCCCCCTGGAAGATCCTGTGGAGCCACGCGTTCCGCAACTCCTCGTTCGGCCTGCTGACCCTGGTGGGCCTGAACATCGGCGGGCTCGTGGGCGGAACCATCATCATCGAGCAGATCTTCGCGATGCCCGGCATGGGCATGCTGATGCTCCAGGGCGCGATGTCGCGCGACGTGGCCGTCGTGCAGATCTGCGTCTTCATCTTCGCGGCGGTGGCGGTCTTCGCCAACCTGTTCGTCGATGTCATGTACGCCGTTCTAGACCCGAGGATCCGCTATGGCAGTCGCTGA
- a CDS encoding ABC transporter ATP-binding protein: MTLVEPTIETTDADADAPILQVRNVVQEFVTKGPGGVRAGVVHAVSDVSFELGRGETLGIVGETGSGKSTLARAIIQADPPKSGDVVFRGRSLVGMSKRELRKARAEMQMVYQDPFGSLNPRWRVEDVVAEPLLGHASMSRSERHARVRELLDMVGLDPDQYMRRRPLELSGGQAQRVAIARAIALHPALIICDEAISSLDVLIQAQVLNLFEKLREELGLAYVFIAHDLATVKQISDKVAVMHLGQLAEVGPAEALYAAPRHPYTKALLDSIPGLDPETGQARRPVPIQGEPPSPLHPPSGCRFRTRCSRAEGVCAEVEPRLRDVGDGQRVACHFPLDPPTFSVDSLRASMPKTDAAAGTPAAGSAGEGAAPGAGA; the protein is encoded by the coding sequence GTGACGCTCGTCGAGCCCACCATCGAGACGACGGATGCCGACGCCGACGCGCCCATCCTGCAGGTGCGCAACGTCGTGCAGGAGTTCGTCACCAAGGGCCCGGGCGGCGTTCGCGCCGGTGTGGTCCATGCCGTGTCGGACGTGTCGTTCGAGCTGGGGCGTGGCGAGACCCTCGGGATCGTGGGCGAGACGGGGTCGGGAAAGTCCACCCTCGCGCGTGCGATCATCCAGGCCGACCCCCCGAAGTCCGGCGATGTGGTCTTCCGCGGCCGGAGCCTCGTGGGCATGTCCAAGCGCGAGCTGCGCAAGGCGCGCGCCGAGATGCAGATGGTCTACCAGGACCCGTTCGGCTCGCTGAATCCGCGCTGGCGCGTGGAGGACGTCGTGGCGGAGCCTCTGCTCGGCCACGCGTCGATGTCGCGATCGGAGCGCCATGCGCGCGTGCGGGAGCTGCTGGACATGGTCGGCCTCGACCCCGACCAGTACATGCGCCGCCGGCCGCTGGAGCTGTCGGGAGGTCAGGCGCAGCGTGTCGCGATCGCGCGAGCCATCGCGCTGCACCCCGCCCTGATCATCTGCGACGAGGCGATCTCGTCGCTGGATGTGCTCATCCAGGCGCAGGTGCTGAACCTGTTCGAGAAGCTGCGCGAGGAGCTGGGCCTGGCGTACGTGTTCATCGCGCACGATCTGGCGACCGTGAAGCAGATCAGCGACAAGGTGGCGGTCATGCACCTCGGCCAGCTCGCCGAGGTCGGCCCGGCCGAGGCGCTGTACGCCGCGCCTCGGCATCCGTACACGAAGGCGCTGCTGGACTCGATCCCGGGCCTCGATCCCGAGACGGGACAGGCGCGACGCCCCGTGCCGATCCAGGGCGAGCCGCCGTCGCCGCTGCATCCGCCGAGCGGCTGCCGCTTCCGCACGCGCTGCTCGCGTGCCGAGGGCGTGTGCGCCGAGGTCGAGCCGCGGCTGCGCGACGTCGGCGACGGCCAGCGCGTGGCGTGCCACTTCCCGCTGGACCCGCCGACGTTCTCGGTCGACTCGCTGCGCGCGTCGATGCCCAAGACGGATGCGGCGGCGGGCACACCGGCTGCCGGCTCCGCCGGTGAGGGAGCCGCTCCCGGCGCCGGGGCCTGA
- a CDS encoding ABC transporter permease, with protein MAVADVGTTSRVLVPVVDTTARSILWAKWRRRMVVGIPAAIVALLLFICFVGPFIFPIPAPVGGSVLDSALPPGSPGHPLGTDVNGNDVLSRLIYGGRASLTVAIAVNVIGLVIGGGMGALSGYLGGTADMIIMRVLDVFIAFPSLVLTIAIAQVLGPSLPNTILALCAFSIPAVARIARSAALRVVNMPFIQAAELSGSPAWRVLFRHIAPNITPQMLNFALLGMGIVIVTEGALSFLGLGIPAPDPSWGNMIFEGQQSLSATPLLVLWPSLALLVTVLAFNLLGENVRDEMSGR; from the coding sequence ATGGCAGTCGCTGATGTAGGAACGACCTCCCGGGTGCTGGTCCCGGTCGTCGACACGACCGCGCGCAGCATCCTGTGGGCCAAGTGGCGCCGCCGGATGGTGGTCGGCATCCCCGCGGCCATCGTCGCGCTGCTGCTGTTCATCTGCTTCGTGGGGCCGTTCATCTTCCCGATCCCCGCTCCCGTGGGCGGGAGCGTGCTCGACAGCGCGCTGCCGCCGGGCAGCCCCGGGCATCCGCTGGGCACCGACGTCAACGGCAACGACGTCCTATCGCGGCTCATCTACGGCGGACGCGCGTCGCTCACGGTCGCGATCGCCGTCAACGTGATCGGCCTGGTGATCGGCGGCGGCATGGGCGCCCTGTCCGGCTACCTCGGCGGCACCGCCGACATGATCATCATGCGGGTCCTCGACGTGTTCATCGCGTTCCCGTCGCTCGTGCTGACGATCGCGATCGCGCAGGTCCTCGGCCCCAGCCTCCCGAACACGATCCTGGCGCTGTGCGCGTTCAGCATCCCCGCCGTCGCACGTATCGCCCGGTCCGCTGCGCTGCGCGTGGTGAACATGCCCTTCATCCAGGCCGCCGAGCTGAGCGGGAGCCCCGCCTGGCGGGTGCTGTTCCGGCACATCGCGCCGAACATCACGCCCCAGATGCTGAACTTCGCGCTGCTGGGCATGGGGATCGTGATCGTGACGGAAGGCGCCCTGAGCTTCCTCGGCCTGGGCATCCCGGCACCCGACCCCAGCTGGGGCAACATGATCTTCGAGGGGCAGCAGTCGCTGTCGGCCACGCCGCTGCTGGTGCTGTGGCCGAGCCTGGCGCTGCTGGTGACCGTGCTGGCGTTCAACCTGCTCGGCGAGAACGTGAGAGACGAGATGAGCGGCCGATGA